From the Chitinolyticbacter meiyuanensis genome, one window contains:
- a CDS encoding DUF6999 family protein, whose product MKRLPDFLAQEHDPRDPNPWLALYLDQSTPLPDHVKQAWLADSSSASRQFLLPFVRPLARITIVLIQVIKTVLPRRWAASRLLHWLLAEGLKRFVSPEANWLVMRHFHLGAQILEFIARNAPVPVETAPLKPLVLDDLKDDLFLKHDLNLFNFVIRLGQGLRFADRQLAPVAAPDFSMIEEPPLMLADFPHSRLNFIDLQTAIECFTPVYQLFLTDNDFWRAANSLQLDETIGLYAATLLGTPEHLVLLNNKHPLLPMSTLRAGYRLVLHGLSTEMLHAVLMRMKAGSGTQATPTQ is encoded by the coding sequence ATGAAGCGTCTGCCCGACTTCCTCGCGCAGGAACACGACCCGCGCGACCCCAATCCCTGGCTGGCGCTTTATCTCGACCAAAGCACGCCACTGCCGGATCACGTGAAGCAGGCTTGGCTGGCCGATTCCAGCTCTGCCTCACGCCAGTTCCTGCTGCCTTTCGTGCGGCCGCTGGCCCGCATCACCATCGTGCTGATCCAGGTGATCAAGACGGTGTTACCGCGCCGCTGGGCCGCCTCGCGCCTGCTGCACTGGTTGCTGGCCGAAGGCCTGAAACGCTTCGTCTCGCCCGAAGCCAACTGGCTGGTGATGCGCCACTTTCATCTGGGCGCGCAGATCCTCGAATTCATCGCCAGGAACGCCCCGGTGCCGGTGGAAACCGCCCCGCTCAAGCCGCTGGTGCTCGACGACCTGAAGGACGACCTGTTTCTCAAGCACGATCTCAACCTGTTCAACTTCGTGATCCGCCTGGGCCAGGGCCTGCGTTTCGCCGACCGCCAGCTCGCGCCGGTGGCAGCCCCCGACTTCAGCATGATCGAGGAGCCACCGCTGATGCTGGCCGACTTCCCGCACAGCCGGCTCAACTTCATCGACTTGCAGACCGCGATCGAATGTTTCACCCCGGTGTACCAGCTGTTCCTCACCGACAACGATTTCTGGCGCGCCGCCAACTCGCTGCAGCTCGACGAAACCATCGGCCTTTACGCCGCAACGTTGCTGGGTACGCCTGAGCACCTGGTGCTGCTGAACAACAAGCATCCGCTACTGCCCATGAGTACGCTGCGCGCCGGTTATCGCCTGGTGCTGCACGGGCTATCGACCGAGATGCTGCATGCGGTGTTGATGAGGATGAAGGCCGGCTCTGGCACACAGGCCACGCCAACCCAGTGA
- a CDS encoding basic secretory protein-like protein, with product MNHPVHWLARSRLAVALASLGLSAIALGASPACFYEHINYTGASFCVGEGTANVDLRSWNDRISSVKLESGYQVQLFEHINQADRALALSTSEANLVNRRFNDAASSYRVVKVAGPTPQPTPRPTATPTPRPTPTLAPTPRPTSLPTATPTPRPTPVPTLAPTPTPRPTPIPTPTPRPTAVPTPVPGGLVAALPNSAQFDPACNPTVVIDLQDPVGFAAFTSKATLDQLRQAIAQFARNDCAVLFKSPTEVENQPATLRVVIKAMDGVAYAGGNEITLSSSYIAGHSDPVKETLGVFAHEVTHIYQNNDRDAAEAEGRGAIIEGIADFVRYRNGYKTLANRRPGGSWKDAYDTTAFFLDWLDQRYPGFVYRLNQALSSRDRKQWTSAFFASDTGKSVDTLWAEYQQALNPALPTTGAVCFYEHINYAGKVFCSNEGATEVLSGGWDNGASSVKVQAGYQVELYDGTSYTGSRLALTADEPNLVGRGFNDAMSSFRVAKTGSGGVTPTPTPLPGGVLTGDTPAAQGLLAAHNTVRAGENAGLPAMRWDNALAASAQGWADELAATNNCDLKHSGHSFQGQWMGENLFGGWGSNPTPDYRWSPAQVVDSWASEKPNYSFATKSCAAGKVCGHYTQVVWKNSTQLGCGRARCGGNTKEVWVCNYFPGGNYVGQNPY from the coding sequence ATGAACCATCCCGTGCACTGGCTGGCGCGTTCGCGCCTGGCTGTCGCGCTGGCGAGCCTGGGCCTGTCTGCCATCGCGCTGGGCGCATCGCCCGCCTGCTTCTACGAACACATCAACTACACCGGGGCGAGCTTCTGCGTCGGCGAAGGCACGGCCAACGTCGATCTGCGCAGCTGGAACGACCGCATCTCCTCTGTAAAGCTGGAGTCGGGCTATCAGGTACAGCTGTTCGAGCACATCAACCAGGCTGACCGCGCACTGGCGTTGAGCACGAGCGAGGCCAATCTGGTCAACCGCCGCTTCAACGATGCCGCCTCGTCGTACCGCGTGGTGAAGGTGGCCGGCCCGACGCCGCAGCCGACGCCACGCCCCACCGCAACGCCCACGCCGCGGCCAACCCCGACATTGGCGCCAACGCCCCGGCCTACTTCGTTGCCGACGGCCACGCCGACCCCGCGTCCAACCCCGGTGCCGACGCTTGCCCCGACACCGACTCCGCGGCCCACGCCCATCCCGACGCCAACGCCACGCCCCACCGCCGTGCCGACGCCGGTACCGGGCGGCCTCGTTGCCGCGCTGCCGAACAGCGCGCAGTTCGATCCAGCGTGCAATCCGACGGTGGTGATCGATCTGCAGGATCCGGTGGGCTTTGCCGCCTTCACCAGCAAGGCCACGCTCGATCAGTTGCGCCAGGCCATCGCCCAGTTCGCACGCAACGATTGTGCAGTGCTGTTCAAGTCGCCGACCGAGGTGGAGAACCAGCCGGCCACGCTGCGTGTGGTGATCAAGGCCATGGACGGCGTCGCCTACGCCGGTGGCAACGAGATCACGCTGTCGAGTAGCTATATCGCCGGCCATTCGGATCCGGTGAAGGAAACGCTGGGCGTGTTCGCCCACGAAGTCACCCACATCTACCAGAACAACGACCGCGATGCGGCCGAAGCGGAAGGCCGTGGCGCCATCATCGAAGGCATCGCCGACTTCGTGCGCTATCGCAACGGCTACAAGACGCTGGCCAATCGCCGCCCCGGCGGCAGCTGGAAGGATGCCTACGACACCACCGCCTTCTTCCTCGACTGGCTGGACCAGCGCTATCCCGGCTTTGTCTACCGGTTGAACCAGGCGCTGAGCTCGCGTGATCGCAAGCAGTGGACCTCCGCCTTCTTTGCTAGCGACACCGGCAAGTCGGTCGACACGCTGTGGGCGGAATACCAGCAGGCGCTGAACCCGGCCCTGCCGACCACCGGCGCGGTGTGCTTCTACGAGCACATCAACTACGCGGGCAAGGTGTTCTGCAGCAACGAAGGCGCGACCGAAGTGCTGAGCGGTGGCTGGGACAACGGCGCCTCGTCGGTGAAGGTGCAGGCCGGCTACCAGGTCGAGCTCTATGACGGCACCAGCTACACCGGCAGCCGGCTGGCGCTGACCGCCGACGAGCCCAATCTGGTCGGCCGCGGCTTCAACGACGCGATGTCCTCCTTCCGCGTCGCCAAGACCGGCAGCGGTGGCGTCACGCCAACGCCCACACCGCTGCCCGGCGGCGTGCTGACCGGCGATACTCCGGCGGCGCAAGGCCTGTTGGCCGCGCATAACACGGTGCGCGCCGGGGAGAACGCTGGCCTGCCCGCAATGCGCTGGGACAACGCGCTCGCCGCCAGTGCCCAAGGCTGGGCCGACGAGCTTGCCGCCACCAACAACTGCGATCTCAAGCACAGCGGCCACAGCTTCCAGGGCCAGTGGATGGGCGAAAACCTGTTTGGCGGCTGGGGCTCCAACCCCACGCCGGACTATCGCTGGAGCCCGGCCCAGGTGGTCGATTCCTGGGCGAGCGAGAAGCCCAACTACAGCTTCGCCACCAAGAGCTGCGCCGCCGGCAAGGTGTGCGGCCACTACACGCAGGTGGTGTGGAAGAACTCCACCCAGCTCGGTTGCGGCCGCGCCCGCTGCGGCGGCAATACCAAGGAAGTGTGGGTGTGCAACTACTTCCCCGGTGGCAACTACGTGGGACAGAACCCGTATTGA
- the modB gene encoding molybdate ABC transporter permease subunit has translation MNAETWSAIWLTARLAAVSTVILLILATPLAWWLARSRTAASRVIGAVVTLPLILPPTVLGFYLLVLMGANGPVGALTQAMGLGLLPFTFTGLVIASVLYSLPFAVQPLQQAFAAIDVRHFEAAATLRAAPWDTFRHVALPLARPGFITALVMSFAHTVGEFGVVLMMGGNIPRETRVVSVLLYDHVEALEYAQAHWLAGGLLVFSFAVLLALQLWRGKR, from the coding sequence ATGAACGCCGAAACCTGGTCCGCCATCTGGCTCACCGCCCGCCTTGCGGCGGTGAGCACCGTCATCCTGCTGATCCTCGCCACGCCGCTGGCGTGGTGGCTGGCACGCTCGCGCACGGCAGCGAGCCGCGTGATTGGCGCAGTGGTGACGCTGCCACTGATCCTGCCGCCCACGGTGCTGGGCTTCTACCTGCTGGTGCTGATGGGCGCCAACGGCCCCGTCGGCGCGCTGACGCAGGCCATGGGCCTGGGGCTGTTGCCGTTCACCTTCACGGGCCTTGTCATCGCCTCGGTGCTCTATTCGCTGCCCTTCGCGGTGCAGCCATTGCAACAGGCGTTCGCCGCCATCGACGTGCGCCATTTCGAGGCGGCGGCCACCTTGCGCGCTGCACCATGGGATACCTTTCGCCACGTGGCGCTGCCGCTGGCCCGCCCTGGCTTCATCACCGCGCTGGTGATGAGCTTTGCCCATACCGTGGGCGAATTCGGCGTGGTGCTGATGATGGGCGGCAACATTCCGCGCGAAACGCGGGTGGTATCGGTACTGCTGTACGACCATGTGGAGGCGCTGGAATACGCGCAGGCGCACTGGCTGGCTGGCGGGCTGCTGGTATTCAGCTTTGCCGTGCTGCTGGCGCTGCAGCTGTGGCGGGGCAAGCGATGA
- the modC gene encoding molybdenum ABC transporter ATP-binding protein — translation MSIGADFRLARAEFTLDATFTLPGSGISALFGPSGSGKTTLLRCLAGLERADGSLTVNGARWQDGDAFVPTHQRSVGLVFQEASLFPHLSVRGNLEFGWTRAACQADWHRVIDALDLSPLLERRTPQLSGGERQRVAIARALLAAPALLLLDEPLSALDAARKADILPYLAALPRTFDLPVVLVSHAIAEVAQLADHLVLLEAGRVRASGPLSATLSRFDLPPAFDDALSVVLDATVGEVAADGLAALHVGAITLWAPLDAARSGSSLRLRIAARDVSIALSDQADTSIVNRLPARVARLAPAAQTAHMLVELDCHGTMLVARITRRSTAQLQLAPGMAVWAQIKSVALC, via the coding sequence ATGAGCATCGGTGCCGATTTCCGCCTCGCCCGCGCCGAATTCACGCTCGACGCCACCTTCACCTTGCCCGGCAGTGGCATCAGCGCGCTGTTCGGGCCATCGGGATCGGGCAAGACCACGCTATTGCGCTGTTTGGCGGGGCTGGAGCGCGCCGATGGCTCGCTCACCGTGAACGGCGCGCGCTGGCAGGACGGCGACGCGTTCGTGCCGACGCACCAGCGCAGCGTGGGGCTGGTGTTCCAGGAAGCCAGCCTGTTCCCGCACCTGTCGGTGCGCGGCAATCTCGAATTCGGCTGGACCCGCGCCGCGTGCCAAGCGGATTGGCATCGCGTGATCGATGCGCTTGATCTCTCGCCCTTGCTCGAGCGGCGCACGCCGCAATTGTCCGGCGGCGAGCGCCAGCGCGTAGCCATTGCCCGTGCGCTGCTGGCAGCGCCGGCGCTGCTGCTGCTCGACGAGCCGCTGTCCGCGCTCGATGCGGCGCGCAAGGCCGACATCCTGCCCTACCTCGCCGCGCTGCCACGCACCTTCGATCTGCCGGTGGTGCTGGTCAGCCATGCGATCGCCGAGGTGGCACAACTGGCCGACCACCTGGTCTTGCTGGAGGCGGGCCGCGTGCGCGCCAGTGGGCCGTTGTCCGCCACGCTATCGCGCTTCGACTTGCCACCGGCGTTCGACGATGCGCTGTCAGTGGTACTCGACGCCACGGTGGGCGAGGTCGCCGCGGATGGCCTCGCCGCGCTGCATGTCGGCGCCATCACGCTGTGGGCGCCGCTCGATGCCGCCCGTAGCGGATCATCCCTGCGGCTACGCATCGCCGCGCGCGATGTGAGCATCGCCCTCTCCGACCAAGCGGATACCAGTATCGTCAATCGCCTGCCGGCACGCGTCGCCCGGCTGGCCCCCGCGGCGCAGACAGCCCACATGCTGGTCGAACTCGATTGCCACGGCACGATGCTGGTCGCACGGATCACCCGGCGCTCGACAGCACAGCTGCAGCTGGCCCCGGGCATGGCGGTGTGGGCGCAGATCAAGTCGGTGGCGCTGTGCTGA
- a CDS encoding AMP nucleosidase — protein MTDQPAFLPPARFVDAGEALARVCEIYEASVAHLREAMQRFVSQGTLPERVRACYPYVAVQTHSSARHFPSDLSHLSYGFVAGPGRFETTLTRPDLFAGYYLEQFELLLKNHQCEIEVGVSSQPMPVHFSFGENDHVEGQMTSAHRVLLRDLFDLPDLAAMDDGIANGTYEPGPGEPYPLSLFTAPRVDYSLHRLRHYSGTNPQHFQNFVLFTNYQFYIDEFVKLGREEMQKPDSEYIAFVEPGNVITRRSGLPAEPGDAAGTVPPRLPQMPAYHLIRSDRSGISMVNIGVGPANAKTVTDHIAVLRPHAWIMLGHCAGLRTTQQLGDYVLAHGYVREDHVLDEDLPLWVPIPALAEIQVALQQAVSEITQVPPADLKRIMRTGTVASTDNRNWELLPDNTPQRRFSQSRAVALDMESATIAANGFRFRVPYGTLLCVSDKPLHGEIKLPGMANHFYRERVDQHLRIGIRAVEMLRKGGSATLHSRKLRSFAEVAFQ, from the coding sequence ATGACCGACCAGCCCGCCTTCCTGCCGCCCGCCCGTTTTGTCGATGCTGGCGAGGCGCTTGCCCGCGTGTGTGAAATCTACGAGGCCAGCGTGGCCCACCTGCGCGAGGCGATGCAGCGCTTTGTCAGCCAAGGCACGCTGCCCGAGCGGGTACGGGCGTGCTATCCCTATGTGGCGGTGCAGACGCACAGCTCCGCCCGGCACTTCCCGAGCGATCTGTCGCACCTCTCCTACGGCTTTGTCGCCGGCCCTGGTCGGTTCGAGACCACGCTGACCCGGCCCGACCTGTTCGCCGGCTATTACCTCGAGCAGTTCGAGCTCTTGCTGAAAAACCACCAGTGCGAGATCGAGGTCGGCGTCAGCAGCCAGCCGATGCCGGTGCATTTCTCCTTTGGCGAGAACGACCATGTGGAAGGCCAGATGACCTCGGCCCATCGCGTGCTGCTGCGCGATCTGTTCGATCTGCCGGATCTCGCGGCGATGGACGACGGCATTGCCAACGGTACCTACGAGCCGGGGCCGGGCGAGCCGTATCCGCTGTCGCTGTTCACCGCGCCACGCGTCGACTACTCGCTGCATCGGCTGCGTCACTACAGCGGCACCAACCCGCAGCATTTCCAGAATTTCGTACTGTTCACCAACTACCAGTTCTATATCGACGAATTCGTGAAGCTGGGCCGCGAGGAAATGCAGAAGCCCGATAGCGAGTACATTGCCTTCGTCGAACCGGGCAACGTGATCACCCGCCGCAGTGGTCTGCCGGCCGAGCCGGGCGACGCCGCCGGCACCGTGCCGCCGCGCCTGCCGCAGATGCCGGCCTACCACCTGATTCGGTCCGACCGCAGCGGCATCAGCATGGTCAACATCGGCGTCGGCCCTGCCAATGCCAAGACCGTCACCGACCACATCGCCGTGCTGCGCCCGCACGCCTGGATCATGCTTGGTCATTGCGCCGGGCTGCGCACCACGCAGCAGCTGGGCGACTACGTACTGGCGCACGGCTACGTGCGCGAGGATCACGTGCTGGACGAGGACCTGCCGTTATGGGTGCCGATCCCGGCACTGGCGGAAATCCAGGTGGCGCTGCAGCAGGCAGTAAGCGAGATCACCCAGGTGCCGCCGGCCGATCTCAAACGCATCATGCGCACCGGTACGGTGGCCAGCACCGACAACCGCAACTGGGAGCTGCTGCCGGACAACACGCCCCAGCGCCGTTTCAGCCAGAGCCGCGCCGTGGCGCTGGACATGGAAAGCGCCACCATCGCCGCCAACGGTTTCCGCTTCCGCGTGCCCTACGGCACCTTGCTGTGCGTTTCCGACAAGCCGCTGCACGGCGAGATCAAGCTGCCGGGTATGGCCAACCACTTCTACCGCGAGCGGGTGGACCAGCACCTGCGCATCGGCATCCGCGCCGTGGAAATGCTGCGCAAGGGCGGCTCCGCGACGCTGCATAGCCGCAAGTTGCGCAGTTTTGCGGAAGTGGCGTTTCAGTAG
- a CDS encoding FdhF/YdeP family oxidoreductase, which yields MSKPTTPPAGGWGALKTTLQRIEPGNARITLKALIRANQPEGFDCPGCAWPDKPGAAIQFCENGAKAITHEITAHRVTREFFAAHTVTELNTWDDYTLEQQGRLTEPMRYDAASDRYLPVAWDDAFALIAQHLNAITPDQALFYTSGRTGNETAFLYQLFVRAYGTNNLPDCSNMCHEPSGRALSASIGTGKGTVTLADFEAAEAIFIFGQNPGTNHPRMLGELREAARRGCRIVVFNPLRERGLIAFQDPKSPTEMLGNGATAIATRYFQPRIGGDLAIAKALIKHVLETGCEDAEFIARHTDGFAALAADIAATGWDELADHSGLSIGELQEAGAIYAASGATMFTWGMGITQHADSVATIQMLCNALLVRGNIGKPGAGACPVRGHSNVQGDRTMGINERPSAAFLARLEEACGFTPPQAHGHSVVEAIAAMAGDRAKVFIALGGNFAAATPDTVATQAALRRQALTVQISTKLNRSHLIVGRDALILPCLGRTEIDVQDGTPQQITVEDSMSMVHLTRGVKPPASEHLLAEPVIIARMAAATLAERSPVDFIALTRDYDRIRELIAAVVPGFTDFNQRVREPGGFYLGNSARELDWRTQSGKARFVVHPLSAPLLDRLAALTDQPLYTLMTVRSHDQYNTTVYDLNDRYRDIKGERRVVFIHPDDLASRGWQAGQQVDLVSVWFDGERSVTDFRLQPYDIPPGSLAAYFPETNPLVPLSHHAVDAQTPASKAIPVYLVAR from the coding sequence ATGAGCAAACCGACCACTCCCCCCGCCGGCGGCTGGGGCGCGCTGAAGACCACGCTGCAGCGGATCGAACCGGGCAATGCCCGGATCACGTTGAAAGCCTTGATCCGCGCCAACCAGCCCGAAGGCTTCGACTGTCCCGGCTGTGCTTGGCCGGACAAGCCGGGTGCCGCCATCCAGTTCTGCGAGAACGGCGCCAAGGCGATCACGCACGAGATCACCGCCCATCGCGTCACCCGCGAATTCTTCGCCGCGCATACGGTGACCGAACTCAACACCTGGGATGACTACACGCTGGAGCAGCAGGGCCGGCTCACCGAGCCGATGCGCTACGACGCGGCGAGTGACCGCTACCTGCCTGTCGCTTGGGACGATGCCTTCGCGCTGATTGCGCAGCACCTCAACGCCATCACGCCAGATCAAGCCCTGTTCTATACCTCCGGGCGCACCGGCAATGAAACGGCCTTTCTTTACCAGTTGTTCGTGCGCGCCTACGGCACCAACAACCTGCCCGATTGCTCGAACATGTGCCACGAGCCCAGCGGCCGGGCGCTCAGCGCCAGCATCGGCACCGGCAAGGGCACGGTGACGTTGGCCGATTTCGAGGCCGCCGAGGCGATCTTCATCTTTGGCCAGAACCCCGGCACCAATCACCCACGCATGCTGGGTGAATTGCGCGAGGCCGCTCGGCGCGGCTGTCGCATCGTCGTGTTCAATCCGTTGCGCGAACGCGGGCTGATCGCGTTTCAGGACCCAAAGAGCCCCACCGAGATGCTGGGCAATGGTGCCACCGCCATCGCCACCCGCTATTTCCAGCCGCGCATCGGTGGTGACCTCGCCATCGCCAAGGCGCTGATCAAGCACGTGCTGGAAACGGGTTGCGAGGACGCCGAATTCATCGCCCGCCACACCGACGGCTTTGCCGCGCTCGCCGCCGACATTGCCGCTACTGGCTGGGATGAACTCGCCGATCATAGTGGCCTCAGCATCGGCGAGCTGCAGGAGGCCGGCGCGATCTATGCCGCCAGCGGCGCCACCATGTTCACCTGGGGCATGGGCATCACCCAGCACGCCGATTCGGTCGCCACCATCCAGATGCTGTGCAACGCGCTGTTGGTACGCGGCAACATCGGCAAGCCCGGCGCCGGCGCCTGTCCGGTACGCGGACATTCCAATGTGCAAGGCGATCGCACCATGGGCATCAACGAGCGCCCGAGTGCGGCCTTTCTCGCCAGGCTGGAGGAAGCCTGCGGCTTCACGCCGCCCCAGGCGCACGGCCACAGCGTGGTGGAGGCCATCGCCGCCATGGCGGGGGATCGCGCCAAGGTGTTCATCGCGCTGGGCGGCAACTTCGCCGCCGCCACGCCGGATACGGTGGCAACGCAAGCCGCGCTGCGCCGCCAGGCGCTCACCGTGCAAATCTCCACCAAGCTCAACCGCTCGCACCTGATCGTGGGGCGGGACGCGCTGATCCTGCCCTGCCTTGGCCGCACCGAGATCGACGTGCAGGACGGCACGCCGCAGCAGATCACGGTCGAGGATTCGATGAGCATGGTGCACCTGACGCGCGGGGTGAAGCCGCCCGCGTCCGAACATCTGCTGGCCGAGCCGGTGATCATCGCGCGTATGGCCGCGGCGACGCTGGCCGAGCGTAGCCCCGTCGACTTCATTGCGCTGACCCGCGACTACGACCGCATCCGCGAGCTGATCGCCGCCGTGGTGCCGGGCTTCACTGACTTCAACCAGCGCGTGCGCGAGCCGGGTGGCTTTTATCTGGGTAACAGCGCGCGCGAACTCGACTGGCGCACGCAAAGCGGCAAGGCCCGCTTCGTGGTGCATCCGCTCAGCGCCCCGCTGCTGGACCGGCTCGCCGCACTGACCGATCAGCCGCTCTACACGCTGATGACAGTGCGCAGCCACGATCAGTACAACACCACCGTCTACGACCTGAACGACCGCTACCGCGATATCAAGGGCGAACGCCGCGTGGTGTTCATCCACCCGGACGACCTCGCCTCGCGCGGCTGGCAGGCGGGGCAGCAGGTCGACCTGGTCTCGGTGTGGTTCGACGGCGAGCGCAGTGTGACGGACTTCCGACTACAGCCCTACGACATCCCGCCCGGCAGCCTTGCCGCCTACTTCCCCGAGACCAACCCGCTGGTGCCGCTGAGCCACCACGCTGTCGACGCGCAGACGCCGGCGAGCAAGGCGATTCCGGTCTATCTGGTGGCGCGGTGA
- the modA gene encoding molybdate ABC transporter substrate-binding protein, producing MLRLALLALFTALPLHAAEVRIAVAANFAGPMKAIAADFERASGHTVVMSSGATGKFYAQIVAGAPFDVLLAADDETPKKLEDEGQAVAGSRFTYAVGRLVLWRAEAGPVDEATLKAGNWRKLAIANPKVAPYGRAAVEALTALKLYEAVIPKLVQGENIAQTHQFVASGNADLGFVALSQVFDDGHITSGAGWIVPEQLHQPIRQDAALLKRGADNAAAKALLDYLKSAAAKQVLTRFGYR from the coding sequence ATGCTGCGCCTTGCCTTGCTTGCCCTGTTCACCGCCCTGCCGTTGCATGCCGCCGAAGTGCGCATCGCCGTCGCCGCCAATTTCGCCGGACCGATGAAGGCCATCGCTGCCGATTTCGAGCGCGCCAGCGGCCACACCGTGGTCATGTCCTCCGGCGCCACCGGCAAGTTCTACGCGCAGATTGTCGCCGGCGCGCCGTTCGACGTGCTGCTGGCTGCCGACGACGAAACGCCGAAAAAGCTGGAAGACGAAGGCCAGGCCGTGGCCGGCAGCCGCTTCACCTATGCGGTTGGCCGGCTGGTGCTGTGGCGCGCCGAAGCCGGCCCGGTGGACGAAGCCACGCTGAAAGCCGGCAACTGGCGCAAGCTCGCCATCGCCAATCCCAAGGTCGCCCCCTACGGCCGCGCCGCCGTCGAGGCGCTGACTGCGCTCAAGCTTTACGAGGCCGTGATCCCGAAGCTGGTACAGGGCGAGAACATTGCGCAGACCCACCAGTTCGTCGCCAGCGGCAATGCCGATCTCGGCTTCGTGGCGCTCTCGCAGGTATTCGACGACGGCCACATCACCAGCGGCGCCGGCTGGATCGTGCCCGAGCAACTGCACCAGCCGATCCGCCAGGATGCCGCGCTACTCAAGCGTGGTGCGGACAATGCGGCGGCGAAGGCGTTGCTGGACTACTTGAAATCGGCGGCAGCCAAACAAGTGCTGACCCGCTTCGGCTATCGCTGA